The following coding sequences are from one Carassius gibelio isolate Cgi1373 ecotype wild population from Czech Republic chromosome B7, carGib1.2-hapl.c, whole genome shotgun sequence window:
- the gmpr2 gene encoding GMP reductase 2: MPRIENDIKLDFKDVLLRPKRSTLKSRSEVDLMRSFTFRNSKGSYRGIPIIAANMDTVGTFEMASVLHQFTLFTAIHKHYCVDDWKEFASKHPECLQSVAVSSGTSDGDFEKLGAILSAVPQIQYICVDVANGYSEHFVNFVKDVRQKFPSHTIMAGNVVTGEMVEELILAGADIIKVGIGPGSVCTTRKKTGVGYPQLSAVIECADAAHGLGGHIISDGGCTCPGDVSKAFGAGADFVMLGGMLAGHSESAGEIIEKNGKKYKLFYGMSSDTAMKKHAGGVAEYRASEGKTVEVPFRGPVEGTVRDVLGGVRSTCTYVGAAKLKELSRRTTFIRVTQQLNTVFGNDN, from the exons ATGCCACGCATTGAAAATGATATCAAGCTCGACTTCAAGGACGTGCTGCTTCGACCTAAAAGAAGCACTCTCAAATCTCGCAGTGAG GTGGATCTCATGCGCAGTTTTACATTCAGAAATTCAAAGGGAAGTTACCGTGGCATTCCCATTATAGCCGCCAACATGGACACCGTGGGGACTTTTGAAATGGCCTCAGTCTTACATCAG TTTACTCTCTTTACGGCCATCCATAAGCATTATTGTGTGGATGACTGGAAGGAGTTTGCATCCAAACACCCAGAATGCTTACAG AGTGTAGCGGTCAGCTCGGGGACCAGTGATGGGGACTTTGAGAAACTGGGGGCCATTCTGTCCGCTGTACCTCAGATTCAGTACATATGTGTGGACGTGGCCAATGGCTACTCTGAACACTTTGTCAACTTCGTGAAAGACGTGAGGCAGAAGTTCCCTTCACACACGATCATG GCTGGTAATGTGGTCACAGGAGAGATGGTCGAAGAGCTGATTCTTGCTGGTGCTGACATCATAAAAGTGGGCATTGGACCAG GATCTGTGTGCACCACTCGTAAGAAGACCGGTGTGGGTTATCCTCAGCTGAGCGCAGTCATCGAGTGTGCTGATGCTGCACACGGCCTGGGTGGACACATTATATCT GATGGGGGATGCACCTGCCCAGGCGACGTCTCCAAAGCATTTG GAGCTGGAGCTGACTTTGTGATGCTGGGAGGAATGCTTGCGGGTCATTCTGAGAGTGCGGGTGAAATCATAGAGAAAAACGGCAAGAAGTACAAACTGTTCTACGGCATGAGCTCAGACACGGCCATGAAGAAGCACGCAGGAGGTGTAGCAGAGTACAG ggCGTCGGAGGGTAAAACGGTTGAAGTGCCTTTCAGAGGGCCTGTGGAGGGGACGGTGAGAGATGTCCTGGGTGGAGTTCGTTCCACCTGCACATACGTGGGTGCTGCTAAGCTTAAAGAGTTGAGTCGTCGTACCACCTTCATTAGGGTGACCCAACAGCTCAACACAGTATTTGGTAATGACAATTAA
- the si:ch211-216p19.6 gene encoding E3 ubiquitin-protein ligase TRIM39, with translation MASSVSSQVEQFLCSICQDFFSDPATIPCGHNFCMGCITQHWDSSMKTECPLCKKDFHLRPDLGINREFRELTERLKRGVSPVQPGAVPCDACTKIKREALKTCLHCEGSFCKTHLEPHNTVAKLKKHKLIDPVKNLKDYICTKHEMPLVLFCRDDQKCVCLSCVTKDHRTHNTVPVEEESEERKSQFGRRQVEVYSMIQSRLKKIEEIKCSVKLSKQSSEKERADIVELFTSLIRSIERCQSELLEVMDQKQTAAQNQAEELIKELVQEITELERRNTELEQLSHTEDHMHLLQIYPSLCRPLDTKIWTGISTDTHLKEDAVRRALTKHQEFLSSAMVKITGTELKRLEKFTVNVTMDPETAHPKLSLSEDDKQAGHGETRQIVPDSPWRFDTCPSILGKEGFSSGKFYFEVQVKGKTEWDLGVARESVNRKGIITLSPRNGLWTLWLRNGIEYKACDCLSVSLCLKVKPQKVGVYVDYEEGLVSFYDVESRSHIYSFTGQAFTEKLYPYFSPGFNHGEKNSAPLIISPVGKNKCILANY, from the exons ATGGCTTCTTCCGTCAGTTCCCAGGTTGAACAGTTCCTGTGTTCAATATGTCAGGATTTCTTCTCTGACCCAGCAACCATTCCGTGTGGACACAACTTCTGCATGGGATGCATCACTCAACACTGGGACAGCAGTATGAAGACTGAATGCCCGCTTTGCAAGAAGGACTTTCACTTAAGACCAGACCTTGGCATCAACAGAGAATTCAGAGAGCTCACTGAAAGACTGAAGAGAGGAGTAAGTCCTGTCCAACCTGGTGCAGTACCCTGTGATGCCTGcacaaaaataaagagagaagCTTTGAAGACTTGCCTGCATTGTGAAGGATCTTTCTGTAAAACTCACCTAGAGCCTCATAACACTGTAGCAAAACTGAAGAAACACAAACTTATCGACCCTGTGAAGAATCTGAAAGATTATATATGCACGAAGCATGAAATGCCTCTGGTGCTGTTCTGCAGAGATGATCAGAAGTGTGTGTGCCTGTCGTGTGTGACGAAAGACCACAGAACCCACAACACTGTTCCTGTAGAGGAGGAAAGTGAAGAACGGAAG TCTCAGTTTGGGAGAAGACAAGTCGAGGTGTATTCCATGATTCAGAGCAGATTGAAGAAGATTGAAGAAATCAAATGCTCGGTAAAGCTCAGCAAG CAAAGCTCAGAAAAAGAGAGAGCAGACATTGTTGAGCTGTTCACTAGTCtgatccgctccattgagagatgTCAGTCTGAGCTGCTGGAGGTGATGGATCAGAAGCAGACAGCAGCACAGAATCAGGCTGAAGAGCTGATTAAAGAGCTGGTGCAGGAAATCACTGAACTGGAGAGAAGAaacactgagctggagcagctctcACACACTGAAGATCACATGCACCTCCTACAG ATTTATCCATCCCTGTGCAGGCCTTTAGACACCAAGATCTGGACTGGGATCAGTACTGACACTCATCTGAAGGAGGACGCTGTGAGGAGAGCCCTGACAAAACATCAAGAATTCCTCAGTAGTGCAATGGTGAAGATTACAGGAACTG AGCTAAAGAGGCTTGAGAAGTTTACAG TGAATGTGACTATGGATCCTGAAACAGCTCATCCGAAACTCTCCTTGTCCGAGGATGACAAACAAGCTGGACATGGAGAAACACGGCAGATTGTGCCGGACAGTCCATGGAGGTTTGATACATGTCCCAGCATCCTGGGGAAAGAGGGATTTTCTTCTGGGAAATTTTATTTTGAGGTACAGGTGAAAGGGAAAACTGAGTGGGATTTAGGTGTGGCGAGGGAGTCTGTTAACAGGAAGGGAATAATAACTCTGAGTCCAAGGAATGGACTGTGGACTCTGTGGTTGAGGAACGGAATTGAGTATAAGGCctgtgactgtctgtctgtctctctctgtctgaaggTCAAGCCCCAGAAGGTGGGTGTGTATGTAGACTATGAGGAAGGTCTGGTCTCATTTTATGATGTGGAGTCCAGGTCTCATATCTACTCTTTCACTGGTCAGGCTTTCACCGAGAAACTCTATCCATATTTCAGCCCAGGCTTTAATCATGGAGAAAAAAATTCAGCCCCACTGATCATTTCACCTGTCGGAAAGAACAAGTGTATTTTAGCCAATTATTAA
- the LOC127962712 gene encoding ciliated left-right organizer metallopeptidase isoform X1 yields the protein MRETTSEENPAPHSSKHQRPKRAEIHVESMTAPQPIRIKIWVPSESPALTELESERLMPAVDEAVGEVSSLLSVRPVQHSLLLNRDINKYCKFIWRNSSTVNHMKCGRANENYRFESCLGVIIPDEHLNGCAVYPHPEHPVRTMLRSEGTGVPETDFLLYVFTHSTEKCQAESGVLAYAAHCQSDSEGRPVAGAMIICRETLSMERYTHEHFVQTVIHELFHVLGFSKDLFSQWKDCSLSSQAGVYCWSHGQVTSTDEMGQVRLYSPTVIREMQKHLNSTHPDLGAPLENKDAGSDGLSSHWETRVLQGSIMAALLVEPSLIRIDPITLAALQDMGWYSVNFSRAQSLVWGEGEGHRFGSVSTCNSSAFFCKDSGLGCHYLHFHKGKCLTDQYLDGCQIFKPLGNASECWKEENQGSGMKGSGEIYGSDSRCFISNLTRRNNVTSSAAVAGHCYRHRCTGINKYQIRVMDSGWLDCPAGKSIEVSGYQGLIFCPDNRICKYSDLAPPTSRQKADDLINAGTSIESGDDVMEKDMSTSHPSFMHRSSITVSEAEVIVAAVLSIISAFSLLSAGVLIYRKCSSARVRVHAASEPSFRPQTPPTQCIRRN from the exons ATGAGAGAAACTACGTCAGAGGAAAATCCAGCGCCCCACAGTTCGAAACATCAAAGACCTAAAAGAGCAGAGATACATGTGGAATCCATGACGGCTccacaaccaatcagaatcaagatcTGGGTCCCCTCAGAAAGCCCCGCCCTCACAGAATTGGAGTCAGAGAGATTAATGCCTGCCGTCGATGAGGCTGTGGGTGAAGTTTCAAGTTTATTGTCAG TGAGGCCAGTTCAACACAGTCTGCTGCTGAACAGAGACATAAACAAATACTGCAAGTTCATCTGGAGAAACAGCAGCACTGTTAACCACatgaa ATGTGGCAGAGCCAATGAAAACTACAGATTCGAGAGCTGCCTTGGCGTAATT ATCCCAGATGAGCACCTGAATGGCTGTGCTGTTTATCCACATCCTGAGCACCCAGTCCGGACAATGCTGAGGTCAGAGGGGACTGGAGTTCCTGAGACTGACTTCCTGTTGTATGTGTTCACTCACAGCACAGAGAAATGCCAAGCAGAG TCTGGTGTACTGGCTTATGCTGCTCACTGTCAGAGCGACTCAGAGGGGCGTCCTGTGGCTGGGGCCATGATCATCTGTAGAGAGACACTCAGTATGGAAAGATACACACATGAGCATTTTGTGCAG ACAGTGATCCATGAGCTCTTCCACGTGTTGGGGTTCAGTAAAGATCTCTTCAGCCAATGGAAGGATTGTTCTCTCTCCTCTCAGG CTGGCGTATACTGCTGGTCTCATGGTCAGGTGACCAGCACAGATGAGATGGGCCAGGTTAGACTGTATTCTCCtactgtgatcagagaaatgCAGAAACACCTCAACTCTACCCACCCTGACCTTGGAGCTCCGCTAGAGAACAAG gaTGCTGGCTCAGATGGTCTCTCGTCACACTGGGAGACTCGTGTGCTTCAGGGTTCCATTATGGCAGCTTTACTGGTGGAACCGTCACTGATTCGGATCGATCCCATCACACTTGCTGCCCTCCAGGACATGGGCTGGTATTCAGTGAACTTCAGTCGAGCTCAGAGCTTGGTGTGGGGAGAAG GTGAAGGCCATCGGTTTGGGTCGGTCTCTACCTGCAATTCTTCTGCTTTCTTTTGTAAAGACAG TGGATTAGGTTGTCATTACCTTCACTTCCACAAGGGGAAGTGTCTCACTGATCAGTACCTGGATGGCTGCCAGATTTTCAAACCCCTGGGTAATGCT AGTGAGTGCTGGAAAGAGGAGAATCAGGGGAGTGGAATGAAAGGGAGTGGAGAGATTTATGGCTCGGACAGCCGCTGTTTTATTTCCAACCTCACCAGACGG AATAACGTGACCAGTAGTGCAGCGGTGGCAGGTCATTGTTACAGACACAGGTGCACAGGAATAAACAAATATCAAATTCGGGTGATGGATTCTGGTTGGTTGGATTGTCCAGCAGGAAAGAGCATCGAG GTGTCTGGTTATCAGGGTTTAATCTTCTGTCCAGACAACAGAATATGTAAATATTCTGATTTAGCTCCTCCTACATCAAGACAAAAGGCAGATGACCTAATAAACGCGGGCACATCCATTGAGAG TGGTGATGATGTGATGGAGAAAGACATGTCCACTTCTCATCCCAGCTTCATGCATCGCTCCTCCATCACAGTGTCTGAGGCAGAGGTCATTGTGGCAGCAGTGCTGAGCATCATATCTGCTTTCTCTCTACTGTCTGCTGGAGTGCTCATCTACAGGAAGTGTTCATCAGCCAGGGTCAGAGTACATGCTGCCAGTGAGCCTTCATTCAGGCCACAGACGCCTCCCACCCAATGCATCAGAAGGAACTGA
- the LOC127962712 gene encoding ciliated left-right organizer metallopeptidase isoform X2, producing the protein MLRSEGTGVPETDFLLYVFTHSTEKCQAESGVLAYAAHCQSDSEGRPVAGAMIICRETLSMERYTHEHFVQTVIHELFHVLGFSKDLFSQWKDCSLSSQAGVYCWSHGQVTSTDEMGQVRLYSPTVIREMQKHLNSTHPDLGAPLENKDAGSDGLSSHWETRVLQGSIMAALLVEPSLIRIDPITLAALQDMGWYSVNFSRAQSLVWGEGEGHRFGSVSTCNSSAFFCKDSGLGCHYLHFHKGKCLTDQYLDGCQIFKPLGNASECWKEENQGSGMKGSGEIYGSDSRCFISNLTRRNNVTSSAAVAGHCYRHRCTGINKYQIRVMDSGWLDCPAGKSIEVSGYQGLIFCPDNRICKYSDLAPPTSRQKADDLINAGTSIESGDDVMEKDMSTSHPSFMHRSSITVSEAEVIVAAVLSIISAFSLLSAGVLIYRKCSSARVRVHAASEPSFRPQTPPTQCIRRN; encoded by the exons ATGCTGAGGTCAGAGGGGACTGGAGTTCCTGAGACTGACTTCCTGTTGTATGTGTTCACTCACAGCACAGAGAAATGCCAAGCAGAG TCTGGTGTACTGGCTTATGCTGCTCACTGTCAGAGCGACTCAGAGGGGCGTCCTGTGGCTGGGGCCATGATCATCTGTAGAGAGACACTCAGTATGGAAAGATACACACATGAGCATTTTGTGCAG ACAGTGATCCATGAGCTCTTCCACGTGTTGGGGTTCAGTAAAGATCTCTTCAGCCAATGGAAGGATTGTTCTCTCTCCTCTCAGG CTGGCGTATACTGCTGGTCTCATGGTCAGGTGACCAGCACAGATGAGATGGGCCAGGTTAGACTGTATTCTCCtactgtgatcagagaaatgCAGAAACACCTCAACTCTACCCACCCTGACCTTGGAGCTCCGCTAGAGAACAAG gaTGCTGGCTCAGATGGTCTCTCGTCACACTGGGAGACTCGTGTGCTTCAGGGTTCCATTATGGCAGCTTTACTGGTGGAACCGTCACTGATTCGGATCGATCCCATCACACTTGCTGCCCTCCAGGACATGGGCTGGTATTCAGTGAACTTCAGTCGAGCTCAGAGCTTGGTGTGGGGAGAAG GTGAAGGCCATCGGTTTGGGTCGGTCTCTACCTGCAATTCTTCTGCTTTCTTTTGTAAAGACAG TGGATTAGGTTGTCATTACCTTCACTTCCACAAGGGGAAGTGTCTCACTGATCAGTACCTGGATGGCTGCCAGATTTTCAAACCCCTGGGTAATGCT AGTGAGTGCTGGAAAGAGGAGAATCAGGGGAGTGGAATGAAAGGGAGTGGAGAGATTTATGGCTCGGACAGCCGCTGTTTTATTTCCAACCTCACCAGACGG AATAACGTGACCAGTAGTGCAGCGGTGGCAGGTCATTGTTACAGACACAGGTGCACAGGAATAAACAAATATCAAATTCGGGTGATGGATTCTGGTTGGTTGGATTGTCCAGCAGGAAAGAGCATCGAG GTGTCTGGTTATCAGGGTTTAATCTTCTGTCCAGACAACAGAATATGTAAATATTCTGATTTAGCTCCTCCTACATCAAGACAAAAGGCAGATGACCTAATAAACGCGGGCACATCCATTGAGAG TGGTGATGATGTGATGGAGAAAGACATGTCCACTTCTCATCCCAGCTTCATGCATCGCTCCTCCATCACAGTGTCTGAGGCAGAGGTCATTGTGGCAGCAGTGCTGAGCATCATATCTGCTTTCTCTCTACTGTCTGCTGGAGTGCTCATCTACAGGAAGTGTTCATCAGCCAGGGTCAGAGTACATGCTGCCAGTGAGCCTTCATTCAGGCCACAGACGCCTCCCACCCAATGCATCAGAAGGAACTGA
- the nedd8 gene encoding NEDD8 yields the protein MLIKVKTLTGKEIEIDIEPTDKVERIKERVEEKEGIPPQQQRLIYSGKQMNDEKTAADYKIQGGSVLHLVLALRGGWVHQHPSSLLSSV from the exons ATGCTAATTAAAGTCAAG ACACTCACTGGCAAAGAAATCGAGATCGACATCGAGCCCACAGACAAG GTGGAGAGAATAAAAGAAAGAGTGGAGGAGAAAGAGGGAATCCCACCTCAGCAACAGAGACTTATCTACAGTGGAAAACAGAT GAATGATGAGAAAACGGCAGCTGATTACAAGATCCAGGGTGGCTCTGTGCTGCATCTGGTTCTTGCACTGAGAGGTGGATGGGTCCACCAGCATCCCAGCAGCCTCCTCTCATCTGTGTAA
- the zgc:153151 gene encoding E3 ubiquitin-protein ligase TRIM17 isoform X2 produces the protein MFWDSSQKCICPFCKETFDEYPRLRCNTALRVIVQLFEKSTGYKKEPVMFEYSQPLETEDQEETLCKPSENLKCLICLELSTDPMMTPCGHTFCKACLKEFWEGSHGNTCPCCKENSTKRVDLRHCERQLSQSEILMWQSSYLEPHEKVINMKQVTMLDRVEDINPKIIQKPNRALEMFCGGDQTSVCQSCTEGDHETHNTVLVEDKSKEKKTQEMKTHKLVQHMIQDTMKIDHKIKHSEVKMSKTPEMKMLTIVQQMIQVTMKIGQEIKHSEIEMSKKN, from the exons ATGTTCTGGGACAGCAGTCAGAAATGCATCTGCCCATTTTGCAAAGAAACCTTCGACGAATATCCTCGTCTAAGGTGCAACACAGCTCTTAGAGTGATAGTGCAACTCTTTGAGAAAAGCACag GCTACAAAAAGGAACCCGTGATGTTTGAATATTCACAACCATTAGAAACGGAGGACCAAGAAGAGACTCTGTGCAAACCTTCAG AAAACCTCAAGTGTTTGATTTGTCTGGAGCTGTCCACTGATCCCATGATGACCCCATGTGGACATACCTTCTGTAAGGCCTGCCTGAAGGAATTCTGGGAAGGCAGTCATGGAAACACATGTCCATGCTGTAAAGAAAATTCCACCAAGCGAGTGGATCTTAGACACTGTGAGCGTCAGTTGTCTCAGTCTGAAATCCTGATGTGGCAGAGCTCTTACCTTGAGCCTCATGAGAAAGTCATAAACATGAAACAAGTCACGATGCTTGACCGTGTGGAGGATATCAATCCTAAAATAATCCAGAAACCTAACCGAGCTCTGGAGATGTTCTGTGGAGGTGATCAGACATCTGTGTGTCAGTCCTGCACTGAGGGAGACCACGAGACTCACAACACAGTTCTTGTAGAAGACAAGAGTAAAGAGAAGAAG ACTCAGGAGATGAAGACGCACAAACTTGTGCAGCACATGATCCAGGACACAATGAAGATAGATCACAAAATCAAACACTCTGAAGTGAAAATGAGCAAA ACTCCGGAGATGAAAATGCTCACGATTGTGCAGCAGATGATCCAGGTCACAATGAAGATAGGTCAAGAAATCAAACACTCTGAAATAGAGATGAGCAAA aaaaattaA
- the zgc:153151 gene encoding E3 ubiquitin-protein ligase TRIM39 isoform X1: MFWDSSQKCICPFCKETFDEYPRLRCNTALRVIVQLFEKSTGYKKEPVMFEYSQPLETEDQEETLCKPSETASSSSVLTENLKCLICLELSTDPMMTPCGHTFCKACLKEFWEGSHGNTCPCCKENSTKRVDLRHCERQLSQSEILMWQSSYLEPHEKVINMKQVTMLDRVEDINPKIIQKPNRALEMFCGGDQTSVCQSCTEGDHETHNTVLVEDKSKEKKTQEMKTHKLVQHMIQDTMKIDHKIKHSEVKMSKTPEMKMLTIVQQMIQVTMKIGQEIKHSEIEMSKKN; this comes from the exons ATGTTCTGGGACAGCAGTCAGAAATGCATCTGCCCATTTTGCAAAGAAACCTTCGACGAATATCCTCGTCTAAGGTGCAACACAGCTCTTAGAGTGATAGTGCAACTCTTTGAGAAAAGCACag GCTACAAAAAGGAACCCGTGATGTTTGAATATTCACAACCATTAGAAACGGAGGACCAAGAAGAGACTCTGTGCAAACCTTCAG aaacGGCTTCCTCAAGCAGTGTCCTGACAGAAAACCTCAAGTGTTTGATTTGTCTGGAGCTGTCCACTGATCCCATGATGACCCCATGTGGACATACCTTCTGTAAGGCCTGCCTGAAGGAATTCTGGGAAGGCAGTCATGGAAACACATGTCCATGCTGTAAAGAAAATTCCACCAAGCGAGTGGATCTTAGACACTGTGAGCGTCAGTTGTCTCAGTCTGAAATCCTGATGTGGCAGAGCTCTTACCTTGAGCCTCATGAGAAAGTCATAAACATGAAACAAGTCACGATGCTTGACCGTGTGGAGGATATCAATCCTAAAATAATCCAGAAACCTAACCGAGCTCTGGAGATGTTCTGTGGAGGTGATCAGACATCTGTGTGTCAGTCCTGCACTGAGGGAGACCACGAGACTCACAACACAGTTCTTGTAGAAGACAAGAGTAAAGAGAAGAAG ACTCAGGAGATGAAGACGCACAAACTTGTGCAGCACATGATCCAGGACACAATGAAGATAGATCACAAAATCAAACACTCTGAAGTGAAAATGAGCAAA ACTCCGGAGATGAAAATGCTCACGATTGTGCAGCAGATGATCCAGGTCACAATGAAGATAGGTCAAGAAATCAAACACTCTGAAATAGAGATGAGCAAA aaaaattaA